The following nucleotide sequence is from Ferruginibacter lapsinanis.
GCTATAAAAATACTAAATATCCTTGTCTGTGCTGCATTACAAAGGCTACTGTGAAAAAAATGTGTTAAACTACACTCAACCAAAAATAGATAAACTAAACAATCTCTACGTATCAAAACTTCTTACATCAGTATTCTTTAATAAAAACTGATTGATCGCATCATAATTTCTGTCGGGGGAGCTGATACGATATAGATAAATGGCATCGCTATCCACTTTCATTACTTTGATACACCTGAATTTCATATCATGCTCTGCAAAAAAAGCCTCCAATGCACTTTTAAAATTCGGAGCTACTTCAATGGTATGGATCCGATAGTCTTTTACCCGATGTAAACTATTGATAAAGCGTTGTACCGGTTCCAGTACAAACAAAGCAATCAATACCATCCCCGAAACTACTATTGTAAGCGGATAGTTATGATAGCCTATCGCCATTCCCAAAGCTGCGGTGATCCATATCAATGCTGCGGTAGTAAGTCCGTTTACAGAGATTCCTTCTTTAAAGATCACACCGGCGCCAATAAAACCAATACCTGTAACAATATTACTGGCAATCCTATCCGGACTCCCATTACCGGTTTCTTTAGATAAAATTGTGTACAAGCAAGATCCCACGCAGATGAGGATCATTGTCCTAAGCCCCGCCGGTTTACTTCTAAACTCTCTTTCGAGCCCGATAACCGCACCAATGATAAATGCAAATGAAACCTGGGCTGCCTCTTCAAAATAAATTGTAATATCCATTTTAAAAATCGTTTTGGAGGTTACATTTTTAATGTTTGCTCCTGGAATGTTTAGAGGTTTTTTAAAAACTTAATTCCTTCTTGCCAAAACAATTGGAGTTTTAAATGTTTTTTTGTTTCCTTTCAGGTTAAATATTTCCGTATAAATTACATAGATACCAATTGCTAACTGTTGATTTTTCTCTCCCAATCCATCCCACCTGAAAATGCCGGTTGATCCACATAATGCATTTTTTTGAAGGTAGCGTACCGGTCTGCCCGATGCATCAAAAATGGTAATATTTGCTACATAACCCGGCTCAGGGAAATTATATTTTAGTGTAGCGATATCATCAATGCCATCATTATCCGGAGAGAAAATTGCCGGATCAACGGTTACATCCCCCTGTGGTTGAAGATCTATTCTATATTGAGAATTTTTGTACGTTGGTGTACCATTACCAAAGCCCACTGATGTTGCGGCTGAGTGCCAGTTTCTTTCCTGCTCACTTTGCACTAATGATGTATCATCGTAATTGATTCTTTCCAATGCAACATTTTCTCTGTTACTGATCAATTTAAAATGCCATTTCTCTGTATATCTTATTTCATCAATGATATTTGTATCAGCATCGCAAATAATTACAAATCCTTTGTCATCACTATAAGAAGGCATATTGACAGTTACAAAAGCGGCCGGGTCTTTTACAACAAAGTCTCTTTGTACAATAGCAGGATCTTCGGTTGCTACCACAAAGGCACCGGGTTGTAATAAACGACCGGATACACTTAAGGGAACCAACGTTCCTATTTTCCCTGTTGTGCTACTACGATTGGTAATGTATATTTTGCTAAGATCGATCACTTTATTACTGCGGTTATATATCTCTACATAATCAACTCCCGGAGGTTCTGCATTAATAGAAGGAAGTGGATTAAATAATATTTCATTTACTACAAGGTCAAAACGAACAGCCGGAGATGCTACAAAAAGTTTAGCTGTATTATCTGTACTTATTTGGTTCCCCAAGCAATCGGTGATAGCAGTAGCTGCGGTTATCGTATATTCAACACCGGTTGTTAATGGGGTTGATAATGTAAGGTTAACAGCATCAAACAAAGGCCCTACAGTTACGCCATCTATAATAGATATCCCTCCTGTTAGTGAATAGTTTGTAATCGTTGCGGCTTTCAGGCTATCCAATGTTTCATCAAAATGTAAAACAATATGGGTAGGGTCTGTAACAAAAGCACTTACTAGTTTAGGACCGGTCAGATCAGTCGTTCCTCCATTAACAGAATTTATCGCTCCCGGTGTTCCCCCTTTTACATCCGTGCTGGCCTTCCAATTGGATATACCGGAACAAGGACTTTTGGTATTGATCATTTCCAGTGTCCAGCCTCCGTCTTGTTTAGATGCATCATGATACCAATCCAAATTATAACTTACCGCATGTATCACGGATCCGGAAGCATTTACCAATGTCAGTGGTTCTCCTGTATTATTTAAAGATGGAAAACTTGTAGGAGAAAGCGTTGGACCAAATGCAGAAAGATCCGGAGCAGACGTACTTGAACAAAGGATCACATAACTATTGGGAGGAAGAATATAAGAAGGGAAAGCCCCACTTTGTCCTGTTGCATCTTTTAATCTCCATCCCTGTAAATTAAA
It contains:
- a CDS encoding MgtC/SapB family protein encodes the protein MDITIYFEEAAQVSFAFIIGAVIGLEREFRSKPAGLRTMILICVGSCLYTILSKETGNGSPDRIASNIVTGIGFIGAGVIFKEGISVNGLTTAALIWITAALGMAIGYHNYPLTIVVSGMVLIALFVLEPVQRFINSLHRVKDYRIHTIEVAPNFKSALEAFFAEHDMKFRCIKVMKVDSDAIYLYRISSPDRNYDAINQFLLKNTDVRSFDT